The DNA region CGACGGGCGTCCGGCTCGGTCCGGTTCCGGTCGGATCAGCCCTGGCGGGCGAGGTCCGCCGCTCCCACCAGCCCGGCCTTGCCGCCCAGTTGGGCCGCGAGCACCTGGGCGTGCGGGCGCCATTCGCCGCCGATCAGCCAGCGCCGGAACGACTTGCGGATCGGGTCGAGCACCAGCTCGCCCTCGTCCGACACGCCGCCGCCGACGATGAACGCGGACGGGTCGAAGAGCGAGGCGAGGTCGGCGAGTCCGGCGCCGGCCCAGCGGGCCAGCTCGCGGAACGAGTCGATCGCCACCGGGTCGCCCTGCCGGGCGGCCTGGCTGATGTGCTTGCCCTCGATCCCGTCCACGGTGCCGTCGCCGAGCGACAGCAGGATCGTGGCGTTCTCGGGGGTGGCGTTGGCGCGCTGCTTGGCGTACCGGACGAGTGCGCGCCCGGACGCGTACTGCTCCCAGCAGCCCTGGCTGCCGCAGCCACAGAGCAGACCGTCCGGGACGACCCGGATGTGGCCGAACTCGGCGGCCACACCGAAGCGTCCGCGGCGCAGCTTGTTGCCGATGATGATGCCGCCGCCGAGGCCGGTGCCGAGCGTGATGCA from Streptomyces sp. NBC_01591 includes:
- a CDS encoding ROK family glucokinase; the protein is MGLTIGVDIGGTKIAAGVVDEEGRILSTHKVPTPPTAEGIVDAIATAVSGASEGHQIEAVGIGAAGYVDDKRATVLFAPNINWRHEPLKDKVEQRVGLPVVVENDANAAAWGEYRFGAGQGHDDVICITLGTGLGGGIIIGNKLRRGRFGVAAEFGHIRVVPDGLLCGCGSQGCWEQYASGRALVRYAKQRANATPENATILLSLGDGTVDGIEGKHISQAARQGDPVAIDSFRELARWAGAGLADLASLFDPSAFIVGGGVSDEGELVLDPIRKSFRRWLIGGEWRPHAQVLAAQLGGKAGLVGAADLARQG